Proteins from one Paenibacillus amylolyticus genomic window:
- a CDS encoding DUF5808 domain-containing protein: protein MIFIVYWAVLQLYFRSKMIKIKGTLTTVESPPRVKIDTTFRQNKLTYSNYWFLIHMAIIVAIAIISILNYNALPNVIPMKYDFQGNVTSSVPKTYLSVLAINLVQLGIIVLMMLVNWSIKTSKQQLTPSNPAQFAAEHIRFRRKWSLFTIITALLLTILFAFIQINMFVPNLVLLTGVSFIIPVLIVLGAVWLSLTARQGGGKIRNHQEDGERSKEQPVNDDDYWKLGFIYFNANDPSFIVEKRYGIGWTMNFARPLSWYLLLFILAMVGISIVLSQ, encoded by the coding sequence ATGATATTCATCGTGTACTGGGCAGTACTGCAACTATATTTTCGTTCTAAGATGATCAAGATAAAAGGCACGCTTACAACTGTAGAGTCACCTCCAAGGGTTAAAATCGATACCACCTTCCGTCAAAATAAACTCACCTATTCAAACTATTGGTTTCTCATTCATATGGCTATTATTGTGGCTATTGCGATCATTTCGATCTTGAACTATAACGCACTGCCCAACGTCATTCCGATGAAATATGATTTTCAGGGCAATGTCACTTCCAGTGTGCCCAAAACTTACCTTTCAGTACTGGCTATTAATCTTGTACAGCTAGGAATCATTGTATTGATGATGTTGGTAAACTGGAGTATTAAAACAAGCAAACAACAGCTTACTCCATCCAATCCTGCCCAATTTGCTGCTGAACATATTCGATTCCGCCGTAAGTGGTCCTTATTTACGATCATTACAGCATTGCTTCTTACCATCTTATTTGCCTTCATTCAGATCAATATGTTCGTCCCCAATCTGGTCTTATTAACAGGCGTGAGCTTCATTATCCCTGTACTGATCGTGTTAGGCGCGGTATGGCTGTCTCTCACAGCCAGACAAGGCGGAGGGAAGATTCGTAATCATCAGGAAGATGGGGAACGATCCAAGGAACAGCCTGTGAATGACGATGATTATTGGAAGCTTGGTTTTATTTACTTCAATGCCAATGATCCTTCTTTTATCGTAGAAAAACGTTATGGGATTGGCTGGACGATGAACTTTGCTCGTCCACTATCTTGGTATTTGTTGTTATTCATTCTGGCTATGGTTGGTATAAGTATAGTTCTGAGCCAATAA